Below is a genomic region from Desulfurobacterium indicum.
TGAAGTGGCTTCAACGCTTACTGTGTAATAGCCGTCCGGAAGTGATGGATTATTTATAGAGATTGGATAAGTTACTCCACCTTGAAGGTTATAGAGTGTCTCAGAATCAACAACATTACCGGCAGAATCAAGAACATTTATTTTAACAGTATCTGCTGCCGAATCGAGCTTAATTTCGGCATAGCCAGAGCCGTTTTGAATGTAAGTTTGATTCCCTTCATACTTCACAACTTTACCGATAAGAGAAGATGCTGTTAGAAGAGCATTAGACTGGTTTGCCTCTAACAGCTGCTTAACACTTGTTTCAAAATCATCATAAGTTTGGAGCTCTTCAAGCTTTACTGTATTATCTATAAAATCTGAAATATCTTCTGCCTCCAGAGGATCCTGCCACTTAAGATCTGCAAGCAAGACTTTTAGAAAATCCTGCTGCGACATCTTTGAATTATCATAATTGGCATCAACAACTTTCACCTGCTGAGCATCAGGATTATACGTCAGTCCACTGATATCCATACTTTCCCCCTTCATTAGATATGTATTTTATCAAAGATTTTAAAGAGGACAAGCTCTCTTCAAAGGAAACTCTCTCTTCTATACGCTGTTTCATAAACTCCTCCATTTTATCGTGAACGGCAATGGCAAGGTCTATTTTTGGATTAGTTCCTTTTTTATAAAGACCTAAATTTACCATGTCCTGACTTTCTCTATAAGTCGCTTCAAGATCTATAAAGAAAGACTGCCATTTTAAAACTTCCTCCGAAACAAGCTGAGGTGTCAAGCGGCTTATACTTTTTAATATATCAATAGCCGGAAATATCCTTCTATTTGCCAGAGCCCTTGAAAGAACTATATGGCCATCAAGAAAGCCAACTGCAGCATCAGCAACAGGGTCAAGGGCAATTTCGTCTCCCTCAACCAAAACTGTATAAATACCTGTTATGCTTCCCTGTCCGGTAAAATTCCCGGCCCTTTCTATAACTTTCGAAAGAAGAGAAAAAACGGAAGGAACATAACCTTTAGTTGTCGGCGGTTCTCCTACAGTCAATCCTATTTCTCTCTGCGCCATTGCAAGCCTTGTAAGAGAATCAAGAAGGAGAAGGACATCGTTATTCTGAGAAGAAAAGTACTCCGCAATGGCACAACCTGTAAGGACCGCTCTTATCTTTGCAAGAGGTGGCTGATCCGATGTTGCAACTACAACTACCGATTTTTTTAAACCTTCTCTTCCAAGGTTATCTTCTATAAACTCTCTAACTTCTCTA
It encodes:
- a CDS encoding flagellar hook assembly protein FlgD, coding for MDISGLTYNPDAQQVKVVDANYDNSKMSQQDFLKVLLADLKWQDPLEAEDISDFIDNTVKLEELQTYDDFETSVKQLLEANQSNALLTASSLIGKVVKYEGNQTYIQNGSGYAEIKLDSAADTVKINVLDSAGNVVDSETLYNLQGGVTYPISINNPSLPDGYYTVSVEATSNGNPVNATVLSQALITGVEKENDGSIVLSTSSFTIDDSKLVGIGG
- a CDS encoding FliI/YscN family ATPase; this translates as MKERLKNLPRYKIVGKVTGVKGPLIESALPKVCLGDFCTIDGKVEAEVVGFKDGRTLLMAYSDTTGISVGSQIEPKPGSVKVGVSRELLGTVVDPFGNPLNRDKITYTDFTYLQGESINPLKRDRIREPLDLGIRSINALLTVGKGQRIGIFSGAGVGKSTLMGMIARYTSADVNVIVLVGERGREVREFIEDNLGREGLKKSVVVVATSDQPPLAKIRAVLTGCAIAEYFSSQNNDVLLLLDSLTRLAMAQREIGLTVGEPPTTKGYVPSVFSLLSKVIERAGNFTGQGSITGIYTVLVEGDEIALDPVADAAVGFLDGHIVLSRALANRRIFPAIDILKSISRLTPQLVSEEVLKWQSFFIDLEATYRESQDMVNLGLYKKGTNPKIDLAIAVHDKMEEFMKQRIEERVSFEESLSSLKSLIKYISNEGGKYGYQWTDV